Proteins encoded in a region of the Clostridium beijerinckii genome:
- a CDS encoding trans-sulfuration enzyme family protein: MKIESLLVHGAIDGDETTGSVNVPIYQTSTYKQEQLGKNKGYEYSRTGNPTREALEKTIALLESGSGGLAFSSGMAAITAVLSLFHSGDKVIIPSNLYGGTFRVIDKVFKNFNLQYEIVDFSRLNDVKRILENGKDNTSIKAVFIETPTNPLMDITDIEEVSKLAKEYGALTVVDNTFMSPYLQRPLEFGADIVVHSATKYLGGHSNVVAGLIAVNSEELWDKLHFIQNSTGGVLGAFDSFILLQGIKTLGVRLDRHNENAEKIAQFLSQSEYITKIYYPGLKDSKGYEIHKKQASGFGGVLSFVINEKIDYKKFLSSLKLITLGESLGGVESLICHPASMTHAAIPYTIRQEVGIVDNLVRLSVGIENIDDLIDDLNNAFKESLI, translated from the coding sequence ATGAAAATAGAGTCATTATTAGTTCATGGTGCAATTGATGGGGATGAGACAACAGGATCGGTGAATGTCCCAATCTATCAAACTTCCACATATAAGCAAGAACAGTTAGGTAAAAATAAAGGATATGAATATTCAAGGACTGGAAATCCCACGAGAGAAGCACTAGAGAAAACTATTGCTTTATTGGAAAGTGGAAGCGGGGGGCTTGCATTTAGCAGCGGGATGGCTGCTATTACGGCGGTGTTATCTTTATTTCACAGCGGTGACAAAGTGATAATTCCAAGTAATCTTTATGGAGGAACCTTCAGAGTAATTGATAAAGTATTTAAGAATTTTAATCTTCAATATGAAATAGTTGATTTTTCTAGATTAAATGATGTAAAAAGAATTCTAGAAAATGGAAAGGACAACACAAGTATAAAGGCTGTTTTTATTGAAACTCCAACAAATCCGCTAATGGATATAACTGATATAGAAGAGGTTAGCAAGCTTGCAAAGGAATACGGAGCACTTACTGTTGTAGACAATACATTTATGTCACCATATTTGCAAAGACCTTTAGAATTTGGAGCGGATATTGTTGTTCATAGTGCCACTAAATATTTAGGAGGCCATAGTAATGTGGTAGCTGGGTTAATAGCTGTGAATAGTGAAGAACTGTGGGATAAGTTGCATTTTATACAGAATTCAACTGGAGGAGTACTCGGTGCATTTGATTCATTTATATTGCTTCAAGGTATAAAAACATTAGGTGTTAGATTAGATAGACACAATGAAAATGCAGAGAAAATAGCACAATTTTTATCGCAAAGTGAATATATAACTAAAATATATTATCCCGGACTAAAAGATTCTAAGGGGTATGAAATTCACAAAAAACAAGCATCTGGCTTTGGGGGAGTATTGTCTTTTGTTATAAATGAAAAGATAGATTATAAAAAATTTCTAAGTTCTTTAAAACTTATAACTTTAGGAGAAAGCCTAGGTGGAGTGGAATCTTTAATATGTCACCCAGCCAGCATGACACATGCAGCAATTCCGTATACAATAAGGCAGGAGGTCGGAATTGTCGATAATCTAGTTAGGTTGTCAGTAGGCATAGAAAATATTGATGATTTGATTGATGATTTAAATAATGCATTTAAGGAGAGTTTAATATGA
- a CDS encoding protein kinase: protein MKKNFAYSADFDEYTEKLFREAKYLGEGHNGVVYELPNKKAIKIFLRKKVCNDEGSILAKTNGSKYFPYMYKRGKFYVIRDLVDGIRLDKHIKENGLSERLVRNIYELLLEFKRLKFKKLDIRCKDVYVSEDEKLMIIDPKKAYSRKVDYPRHLMKGLCKVGVLDEFFECIKKIDAKKAASWELKFRRYCGAKNLSILDDD from the coding sequence ATGAAAAAGAATTTTGCATACTCTGCTGATTTTGATGAATATACAGAAAAATTATTTAGAGAAGCTAAGTATCTAGGTGAAGGACACAATGGTGTGGTTTATGAGTTACCAAATAAAAAAGCCATCAAAATATTTTTGAGAAAAAAGGTATGTAATGATGAAGGCAGTATTCTTGCCAAAACTAATGGATCGAAATACTTTCCCTATATGTATAAGCGAGGAAAATTCTATGTGATAAGGGATTTAGTTGATGGAATAAGGCTTGATAAGCATATAAAGGAAAATGGGTTAAGTGAAAGATTAGTTAGAAACATATATGAATTATTATTAGAGTTCAAGAGACTTAAATTTAAGAAATTAGATATCAGATGTAAAGATGTTTATGTCTCAGAGGATGAAAAACTTATGATAATAGATCCTAAAAAGGCGTATAGTAGAAAGGTTGATTATCCAAGGCATTTAATGAAGGGATTATGTAAAGTTGGTGTGTTGGATGAATTTTTTGAATGTATAAAAAAAATAGATGCAAAGAAAGCCGCATCATGGGAATTGAAATTTAGAAGATATTGCGGGGCAAAAAACCTATCGATATTAGATGATGATTAA
- the secG gene encoding preprotein translocase subunit SecG produces the protein MQNILLIFEGILGLATIITVYMQPSKADALSGLIQGSTKDTFFAKNKSRTKEVILVRLTVIFMALFAINTILLNLIK, from the coding sequence ATGCAAAATATATTATTAATTTTTGAAGGAATATTAGGCTTAGCTACTATTATAACTGTTTATATGCAACCTAGTAAAGCTGATGCGTTAAGTGGTTTAATACAAGGGAGCACAAAAGATACATTCTTTGCAAAAAATAAGTCGAGAACTAAAGAAGTAATTCTTGTGAGATTAACAGTTATTTTTATGGCATTGTTTGCAATTAATACAATTTTATTAAATTTAATAAAATAA
- a CDS encoding phosphoglycerate kinase, translated as MNFNKKTIEDIEVSGKKVLVRCDFNVPLKDGVITDENRLVGALPTIKYLVEKGAKVILCSHLGKDASKSLAPVATRLSEMLGKEVVFARDEEVVGENAKKAVSEMKDGDIVLLENTRCRKEETKNIPEFSKELASLADVFVNDAFGTAHRAHCSTVGVTDYLDTAVCGYLIQKELKFLGNAVESPVRPFVAILGGAKVSDKIAVINNLLDKVNTIIIGGGMAYTFLKAQGYEIGTSLVEEDRLEYAKEMVAKAAEKGVKFLLPVDHRVAAEFKDVEATITEDQNIPVGNMGLDIGPKTEALYADAIKDAKTVIWNGPMGVFEFENYNKGTIAVAKAMADADATTIIGGGDSAAAVNILGFGDKMTHISTGGGASLEFLEGKVLPGIAALND; from the coding sequence ATGAATTTCAATAAAAAAACAATTGAAGATATTGAAGTGAGTGGAAAAAAGGTACTAGTAAGATGTGACTTTAACGTACCACTTAAAGATGGAGTTATAACTGATGAAAACAGATTAGTAGGAGCTCTTCCAACTATTAAATATTTAGTAGAAAAAGGTGCAAAGGTTATTCTTTGTTCACATTTAGGAAAAGATGCTTCAAAATCATTAGCACCAGTAGCTACAAGATTAAGTGAAATGCTAGGAAAAGAAGTTGTTTTTGCTAGAGATGAAGAAGTTGTTGGCGAAAACGCTAAAAAAGCAGTTTCAGAAATGAAAGATGGAGACATCGTTTTATTAGAAAACACAAGATGCAGAAAAGAAGAAACTAAGAACATTCCAGAATTCTCTAAAGAATTAGCTTCATTAGCTGATGTATTTGTTAATGACGCATTTGGAACAGCTCATAGAGCTCACTGTTCAACTGTTGGTGTAACTGATTACTTAGATACAGCTGTATGTGGATACTTAATCCAAAAAGAATTAAAATTCTTAGGAAATGCAGTTGAAAGTCCAGTAAGACCATTCGTTGCTATCTTAGGTGGAGCTAAAGTTTCTGATAAAATCGCTGTTATAAACAATCTTTTAGATAAAGTTAACACAATTATTATCGGTGGAGGAATGGCTTATACATTCTTAAAAGCTCAAGGATATGAAATCGGAACTTCATTAGTTGAAGAAGATAGACTTGAATATGCTAAAGAAATGGTTGCTAAGGCTGCTGAAAAAGGAGTTAAATTCTTATTACCAGTAGATCACAGAGTTGCTGCAGAATTCAAAGATGTAGAAGCTACAATTACTGAAGATCAAAATATTCCAGTAGGAAACATGGGATTAGATATCGGACCAAAGACAGAAGCTTTATATGCTGATGCAATTAAAGATGCTAAGACTGTAATCTGGAATGGACCAATGGGTGTATTTGAATTCGAAAACTATAATAAAGGAACAATTGCAGTAGCTAAGGCTATGGCTGATGCAGATGCTACTACTATAATTGGTGGTGGAGATTCAGCTGCTGCTGTTAATATTTTAGGATTTGGAGATAAGATGACTCACATCTCAACAGGTGGTGGAGCATCATTAGAATTCTTAGAAGGTAAAGTATTACCAGGAATCGCTGCATTAAACGACTAA
- the gpmI gene encoding 2,3-bisphosphoglycerate-independent phosphoglycerate mutase — MSKKPVMLMILDGFGIAPKSEGNAVTLAKKPNLDKLFEKYPTSQLQASGLAVGLPEGQMGNSEVGHLNIGSGRIVYQELTRITKAIADGDFFENESLKLAMTNAKKTGSSLHLMGLLSDGGVHSHIEHLRGLLEFAKKEEVQNVYVHAFMDGRDVPPSSGQEFIEKTEKMMAEVGVGKIATVSGRYYAMDRDNRWERVELAYNALVLGKGETASSATEAIEKSYHDNKTDEFVLPTVVTENGNPTANIKNGDSVIFFNFRPDRAREITRAINDKEFAGFKRETLDLTFVTMTQYDKTLERVNVAYTPQTLSNTLGEYVSNKGLNQLRIAETEKYAHVTFFFNGGVEKENPGEDRKVIPSPKVATYDLKPEMSAYEVTDELLDRLDSDKYDMVILNFANPDMVGHTGVVEAAVKAIEAVDECVGKIADKILEKNGCLFITADHGNAETMIDFSTGNPYTAHTTHEVPFIWVANDTEGKKLSNGKLADIAPTMLVQLGLEVPTEMTGENLIVNK; from the coding sequence ATGTCAAAAAAACCTGTTATGTTAATGATATTAGATGGTTTTGGGATTGCACCAAAATCAGAAGGAAATGCTGTAACTTTAGCGAAAAAGCCAAATTTAGATAAACTATTCGAAAAATACCCAACTTCACAATTACAAGCTAGTGGGTTAGCTGTTGGATTACCAGAAGGTCAAATGGGTAATTCAGAAGTTGGTCACTTAAATATCGGATCTGGTAGAATAGTATACCAAGAATTAACAAGAATTACAAAAGCAATAGCAGATGGAGATTTTTTTGAGAACGAATCATTAAAATTAGCTATGACTAATGCTAAAAAGACAGGATCGTCTTTACATTTAATGGGCTTATTATCAGATGGTGGAGTTCATTCACATATAGAACATTTAAGAGGTCTTTTAGAATTTGCTAAGAAAGAAGAAGTTCAAAATGTTTATGTTCATGCATTCATGGATGGAAGAGATGTTCCACCTTCATCAGGACAAGAATTCATTGAAAAAACTGAAAAGATGATGGCTGAAGTAGGCGTAGGTAAGATCGCAACTGTAAGTGGTAGATACTATGCAATGGATAGAGATAATAGATGGGAAAGAGTTGAACTTGCATATAATGCTTTAGTTTTAGGAAAAGGTGAAACTGCAAGTAGTGCAACTGAAGCTATAGAAAAATCATATCATGATAATAAAACTGATGAATTTGTATTGCCAACAGTTGTAACTGAAAATGGTAATCCAACTGCAAATATTAAAAATGGAGATTCAGTTATATTCTTTAACTTTAGACCAGATAGAGCAAGAGAAATAACTAGAGCTATTAATGATAAAGAATTTGCAGGATTCAAGAGAGAAACTCTAGATCTTACTTTTGTAACAATGACTCAATATGATAAGACTCTAGAAAGAGTAAATGTTGCATATACTCCTCAAACTTTAAGTAATACTCTTGGAGAATATGTAAGTAATAAGGGCTTAAATCAATTAAGAATAGCAGAAACTGAGAAATATGCTCACGTTACTTTCTTCTTTAACGGTGGAGTAGAGAAAGAAAATCCAGGTGAAGACAGAAAAGTTATACCTTCACCAAAGGTTGCAACTTATGATTTAAAACCAGAAATGAGTGCATATGAAGTAACAGATGAATTACTAGATAGATTAGATAGCGATAAGTATGATATGGTAATTCTAAACTTTGCTAATCCAGATATGGTAGGTCACACAGGAGTTGTTGAGGCTGCAGTTAAAGCAATCGAAGCAGTTGACGAATGTGTAGGAAAGATTGCAGATAAAATTTTAGAAAAGAATGGATGCTTATTTATCACTGCGGATCATGGTAATGCTGAAACTATGATAGATTTTTCAACTGGAAATCCATATACAGCGCATACTACACATGAAGTACCATTTATTTGGGTTGCAAATGATACTGAAGGTAAGAAATTAAGCAACGGAAAACTTGCAGATATTGCTCCAACAATGTTAGTTCAATTAGGACTTGAAGTTCCTACAGAAATGACTGGAGAAAATCTAATAGTAAATAAATAA
- a CDS encoding PLP-dependent cysteine synthase family protein — protein MNYVSDVKELIGNTPLIKLTHINVKKNINIFAKLECFNPGGSVKDRIGVSMIEGAERNGSLKRGYTIVDATAGNTGLGIALAAINKGYNIIFVVPTKFSIEKQKLMKALGAKIINTPDEEGMLGAINKASELLKEIPDSTSLGQFENEDNPLAHYKTTGPEIYKALDGNINYFVAGAGSGGTFTGIIKYLKEKNKNIKGVLADPEGSTMVGGEHKSYKIEGIGNDFVPKTMDISLVDKVIKVSDDEAFKNVKLLAKKEGLIVGSSSGAILSAALKLTGEIDSGNIVVVFPDRGDRYLSTTLFDD, from the coding sequence ATGAATTATGTAAGTGATGTAAAAGAACTTATTGGAAATACTCCGCTGATAAAACTCACACATATAAATGTTAAAAAAAATATTAATATATTTGCTAAACTTGAGTGTTTTAATCCTGGTGGCAGTGTAAAAGATAGAATTGGAGTATCAATGATTGAGGGGGCTGAGAGAAATGGAAGTTTAAAGAGGGGATATACCATAGTTGATGCAACGGCGGGGAATACTGGTCTTGGTATAGCTCTAGCGGCAATAAATAAAGGCTATAATATAATATTTGTAGTACCAACTAAATTTTCAATAGAAAAGCAAAAGCTAATGAAAGCTTTGGGGGCTAAAATCATTAATACTCCAGATGAAGAAGGGATGCTTGGAGCTATAAATAAAGCTAGCGAGTTGTTAAAAGAGATTCCTGATAGCACTAGTCTAGGTCAATTTGAAAATGAAGATAATCCTTTGGCTCATTATAAAACAACAGGGCCTGAAATATATAAAGCTTTAGACGGTAATATAAATTATTTCGTGGCAGGTGCTGGAAGTGGGGGCACATTTACTGGTATCATAAAATATCTAAAGGAAAAGAATAAGAACATTAAAGGAGTGCTTGCAGATCCAGAAGGATCAACAATGGTCGGTGGAGAGCATAAGAGTTACAAAATAGAAGGCATCGGAAATGATTTTGTTCCCAAAACAATGGACATATCTTTAGTTGATAAAGTTATAAAAGTTAGCGATGATGAGGCTTTTAAGAATGTGAAGTTATTGGCTAAAAAGGAAGGTTTAATAGTTGGATCATCATCTGGAGCAATACTTTCAGCAGCATTAAAGCTTACTGGTGAGATTGATAGTGGAAATATAGTTGTTGTTTTCCCTGATAGGGGAGATAGGTATCTAAGTACAACATTGTTTGATGACTAG
- the eno gene encoding phosphopyruvate hydratase: protein MKDYLEIVDVVARQILDSRCFPTVEVEIYLEDGTIGRAAVPSGASTGMYEAVELRDGDKDKFLGKGVLNAIRNVNEIIAEELIGCNVFEQTYIDKMLIELDGTNNKSKLGANAILGVSLAVANAAANSLDMPLYRYIGGVNSKVLPVPMMNILNGGSHADNSVDLQEFMIMPAGAPTFSEALRMCAEVYHTLKKILNDKGYSTGIGDEGGFAPNLKSNQEALDVIIEAIGKAGYKAGEEIFIAIDAASSEYYKDGKYVLEHEGRTLTSAEMVDFFEDWVNKYPIISIEDGMAEEDWEGWKLITERLGKKVQLVGDDLFVTNTERLEKGIDLGVANSILIKLNQIGTLTETLNAIEMANRAGYTAVVSHRSGETEDTTIADLVVSVNAGQIKTGAPARSERVAKYNQLLRIEEELNDVAEYRGRKAFFNIK from the coding sequence ATGAAAGATTATTTAGAAATTGTAGATGTAGTTGCAAGACAAATTTTAGACTCAAGATGTTTCCCAACAGTAGAGGTAGAAATATATTTAGAAGATGGAACAATTGGAAGAGCAGCAGTGCCATCAGGAGCTTCAACAGGAATGTATGAAGCAGTAGAATTAAGAGATGGTGATAAAGATAAATTTTTAGGAAAAGGTGTTTTAAACGCAATTAGAAATGTAAATGAAATTATTGCAGAAGAATTAATTGGATGCAATGTGTTTGAACAAACTTACATTGATAAAATGCTAATTGAATTAGATGGAACAAACAATAAGAGTAAGCTTGGTGCTAATGCTATATTAGGAGTTTCATTAGCTGTTGCAAATGCAGCTGCAAATTCATTAGATATGCCTTTATATAGATATATCGGTGGAGTTAATTCAAAAGTATTGCCAGTCCCTATGATGAACATATTAAATGGTGGATCACATGCTGATAACTCTGTAGATTTACAAGAATTTATGATCATGCCAGCAGGAGCACCTACATTTAGTGAAGCGTTAAGAATGTGTGCTGAAGTTTATCACACATTAAAGAAAATTTTAAATGATAAAGGTTATTCAACAGGTATTGGTGATGAAGGCGGATTTGCACCAAACTTAAAATCAAATCAAGAAGCTCTTGATGTAATAATTGAAGCAATAGGAAAAGCTGGATATAAGGCTGGAGAAGAAATCTTTATAGCAATTGATGCTGCTTCATCAGAATATTATAAAGATGGTAAATACGTATTAGAACATGAAGGAAGAACATTAACATCAGCAGAGATGGTTGATTTCTTTGAAGATTGGGTTAATAAATATCCAATTATCTCAATTGAAGATGGTATGGCAGAAGAAGATTGGGAAGGTTGGAAGCTTATAACTGAAAGATTAGGAAAGAAAGTTCAATTAGTTGGTGATGATTTATTTGTTACTAATACAGAAAGACTTGAAAAAGGTATTGATCTTGGTGTAGCTAATTCAATTCTTATTAAGCTAAATCAAATAGGTACATTAACAGAGACATTAAATGCTATAGAAATGGCAAATAGAGCTGGATATACAGCAGTTGTTTCTCATAGATCAGGAGAAACAGAAGATACAACTATAGCTGATTTAGTTGTATCTGTAAATGCAGGTCAAATAAAGACTGGAGCACCAGCTAGATCAGAAAGAGTTGCTAAGTATAATCAATTGTTAAGAATTGAAGAAGAGTTAAATGATGTTGCTGAGTACAGAGGCAGAAAAGCTTTCTTTAATATAAAATAA
- a CDS encoding YezD family protein, with protein MDINSKEIVENKKLEEILKMVEKIRFGSITLIIQDGVVIQVDKNEKIRMR; from the coding sequence ATGGATATTAATAGTAAAGAAATTGTGGAAAATAAAAAACTAGAGGAAATATTAAAGATGGTTGAAAAAATAAGATTTGGATCAATAACGTTAATAATACAGGATGGAGTAGTAATACAGGTGGACAAGAACGAAAAAATAAGAATGAGGTAG
- the tpiA gene encoding triose-phosphate isomerase produces the protein MRKAIIAGNWKMNKTIDEAVKMVEELKPLVKDATCDVVVCPTFVCLDAVKKAVAGSNIKVAAQNMHFEESGAFTGEVAPGMLEAMGIDYVVLGHSERREYFNETDEALNKKVKKAFEHNITPILCCGESLEQRENGTTNQVIEAQIKADIAGLTNEQVEKLVIAYEPIWAIGTGKTATDEQANETIKAIRAMVAEMYGAESAEKTRIQYGGSVKPNTIKAQMEMSDIDGALVGGASLVPADFAAIVNY, from the coding sequence ATGAGAAAAGCAATTATCGCAGGAAACTGGAAAATGAATAAAACTATTGATGAAGCAGTTAAAATGGTAGAAGAATTAAAGCCATTAGTTAAAGATGCTACATGTGATGTAGTTGTATGTCCTACATTTGTATGCTTAGATGCAGTTAAAAAGGCTGTAGCTGGTTCAAATATAAAGGTTGCTGCACAAAACATGCATTTTGAAGAAAGTGGAGCTTTCACAGGAGAAGTTGCTCCAGGAATGCTTGAAGCTATGGGAATAGATTATGTTGTTTTAGGTCATAGTGAAAGAAGAGAATACTTCAATGAAACTGATGAAGCACTAAACAAAAAAGTTAAGAAAGCTTTCGAACATAATATTACTCCAATCCTTTGTTGTGGAGAATCTTTAGAACAAAGAGAAAACGGAACTACTAACCAAGTTATTGAAGCTCAAATAAAAGCTGATATAGCTGGATTAACTAATGAACAAGTAGAAAAACTTGTTATTGCTTACGAACCAATCTGGGCAATTGGAACAGGAAAAACTGCTACTGATGAACAAGCAAATGAAACAATCAAAGCTATAAGAGCTATGGTTGCTGAAATGTATGGAGCAGAATCAGCTGAAAAAACAAGAATTCAATACGGTGGATCAGTTAAACCAAATACAATAAAAGCACAAATGGAAATGTCTGATATAGACGGAGCATTAGTTGGTGGAGCTAGTTTAGTTCCAGCTGATTTCGCTGCAATAGTTAATTATTAG